Sequence from the Bryobacteraceae bacterium genome:
GCCCGATAGCAGCACCCACAACTGCAGCGCGACACCCGTGCCCCTGCCGATCGCCGTCGCCGTCGCCGCACCCGCCAGCCCCAGTTCCGGAAACGGACCGAGCCCGAAGATGAGGCACGGATCGAGGATGATATTCAGCCCGTTCGAAACCATCAACACCCGCAGCGCGATCGCCGCGTCGCCCGCGCCACGGAAGACGGCGTTCAACAGGAACAGCAGAAAGATCGTCACCGAGCTGCCCAGCAGAATCGACGTGTAGATGGCGCCGCCGCCGATCACCTCCGCGCTCGCCCCCATCAGCCCGAGCAGCCGCCGCGCGCCGAGCGATCCAATCGCCGCGATCGCCACCGACACCGCCACGCCCACCCACAACGCCTGCGCCGCCGCCACCGCCGCGCCCGAGGCATCGTGCTCCCCGATCCGCCGCGCCACCATCGCCGTCGTGGCGAACGACAGCCCGATCGCCACTCCGAAAAGAATCGTGAGGAACGACTCGGTGAGCACCACCGCCGCCAGCGCCTCCTTCCCGAGCCTCGACACGAACATCGCATCGGCGAACCCGAACAGCGACTCCATCGACATTTCGAGCACCATCGGTATCGCCAGCAGCGCCACCGCCCGCGGGAGGCTTCCCTGGGTGAAGTCCTCCCCTGTGCCGAACACGGCATCGCGCACCAGTCGCGCAGCGTTGCGAAGCGTCTCCATCGGGGAACTATTCATGGTCGCACGGCGTTCTGCAAGTGGACCCCTCGCGGCGCCATCCACTACAATGAAGCGATCTTTTCGACATCCTCCAGGGCTCATGCGGATCATTCTCACCGGCGCGACAGGCTTCATCGGATCGCGCCTCGTTCCGATGCTCGAAGGCGCCGGCCACTCCACCCGTATTCTTGGCCGCAGTCCGCGGCCCGGCCTGCCGCAAGGCTCGGGTTTCTCGATCTGGGACCCCGCGAAAGGTCCGCCCCCGCGCGAGGCGCTCGACGGTTGCGACGCCGTCATCCACCTCGCCGGCGAACCCGTGGCGCAGCGTTGGAGTCCGGAGATCAAACGGCGAATCCGGTCGAGCCGCATCGATGTCACCGGTCAACTCGTCGAGGCTCTCAGCGAACTCTCAGCGAAGCCGAAAGTCCTAGTCTGCGCCTCGGCCGTAGGCTGCTATGGCGACCGCGGCGACGAGGTCCTCACCGAATCCTCGTCGGCTGGCAAAGGCTTCCTCGCCGGCGTGTGCGTCGAGTGGGAGCGGGCGGCCAATGCCGCGGCCGGCCTGGGCTTGCGCGTGGTGTTGCTTCGCACAGGGATCGTTCTCGGCCGCGGCGGCGGCGCGCTCGAGCGCATGCTCCCGCCGTTTCGCGTTGGACTCGGCGGGAAACTCGGCTCCGGGAAGCAATGGATGCCGTGGATTCACCTCGACGATCTCTGCGCCATGATCCACTTCGCCGTCGAACGCCCCGAGGTCCAGGGCCCGCTGAACGGAACGGCTCCGAATCCGGTCCGGAACGAGGAGTTCACGCGCGCGCTCGGCCGCGCCCTGCAGCGGCCGGCCCTGATCCCCGTGCCCGAGTTTGCCATCCGGCTGCTCTATGGGGAGATGGCGCAGATCATGTTCGCCAGCCAGCGGGCCGTGCCGCGCGCCGCGCTCGCCGCCGGCTTCGAGTTCCGCTTTCCGGAACTGTTCGGCGCCCTCAAGGACGTGCTGGGCTGATCCCGCCAAACAACAGCAGCCACTGATCCGCCGCCAGCAGCGGCAGGCCGTCGATTCGCATGGCCGGGCCGAGCGCTTTCATCGGCGACGCGCCCGTGAGCATCCACTGCTGCACATGCTCTCCCGCCGGTTCGTCCAGGAGGATCGATCCTGCTCCCGCCTGCATGCGCGGGGCTTTCGCGATGCTCTGCGGATTCACAACCAGGCGCTCATGCCCGGGGAATGGATGCACGTGTTTCAAAAGCAGCGCGCCGGCCCGGGCCTCCTCGCTCGCACGATCCAGCGCCGCGCAATCCACAACACCGCGCAGAGTGCGCCAATCCAGCGGCTTGACGCCCGACACCTGGAGCATTTCCATAGGCGAGTGGGCGACATTGATGGGGGACGAAATCCCTTGCAGACTCTGGCACGACGCGATCGCCGCGCCGTCAATCAAAAGCTTGAATTTGAAATTCTTGTACGGGCCGGCCATTGGTGCTCCTCGTGAGATTTCCGAAGACGCGCCGAATGCCCCTGAATGCTGACAATGGAGGTATTCTTACATTGATGCCGGGGGGGCGTCAACCCGGCTCGTGGACGTTCGGGCCAGCGCGGGGATTTGCTAAACTTAGAATCGTTATGGCTATCCCCAATGCCCGCCGCTTCAAGTTGATGCACCCCGACGGGGTCCGGTCCGCCACCATCGTCGCCGTGCTGCCCAAGGGCACCGACGTGGACGGCTATTTGAAGGACGCCAACTCGCGCTTCGATTGGAAGTCCTGGGAAGAAGCCCAGCAGCGCCAGTTCAAGATCCGCGTCGGTCAGCAGAAACAGAAGAAGGCGAAGTAACCTCCGCCTTCCTCAACGTGATGGCACGGGGGCTTCGCGCCCCCGATGCTTTTTTGGGATCCCCTAGAAGTGCAGCCGGAGAGTGTACTGCACCTCGCGGCCGTAATTCACTTGCGACGTGATGCCCCCGAACTGCGTGCTCGTGACGTTCAGGTTCGGATTCCCGGGCATCACCGAGTTCGTCAGGTTGTACCCTTCCAGCCGTAGTTCCAGCTTGAACCGCTCCGTGAGAGCGAAGTTCTTGGAAATCGTGGAGTCGAGGTTCCAGTAGCGCGGACCCGTAATCCCGCTGTACTGGTATGGATTCGTCCGCGGCGTGAACGGCGTGGCTTGCTTGAACACCGACG
This genomic interval carries:
- a CDS encoding MATE family efflux transporter, coding for MNSSPMETLRNAARLVRDAVFGTGEDFTQGSLPRAVALLAIPMVLEMSMESLFGFADAMFVSRLGKEALAAVVLTESFLTILFGVAIGLSFATTAMVARRIGEHDASGAAVAAAQALWVGVAVSVAIAAIGSLGARRLLGLMGASAEVIGGGAIYTSILLGSSVTIFLLFLLNAVFRGAGDAAIALRVLMVSNGLNIILDPCLIFGLGPFPELGLAGAATATAIGRGTGVALQLWVLLSGHGRVHLRWQDLRPDWKVMASLVRVSVNGILQMEIGMASWVALVRIMSTFGSEALAGYGLAIRTVIVVLMPAWGMSNAAATLVGQSLGAGKPDRAERAVYLTGFYNMCFLGAVGLVFLVAAERVLSVYGADPAVIPYGVDCLRYLSYAYLFYAWGMVLIQAFNGAGDTWTPTKINFFCFWLCQIPMAYGLALHTGLGPRGVYLAIAVAESLLAAVAMVLFRRGRWKTQKI
- a CDS encoding TIGR01777 family oxidoreductase, encoding MRIILTGATGFIGSRLVPMLEGAGHSTRILGRSPRPGLPQGSGFSIWDPAKGPPPREALDGCDAVIHLAGEPVAQRWSPEIKRRIRSSRIDVTGQLVEALSELSAKPKVLVCASAVGCYGDRGDEVLTESSSAGKGFLAGVCVEWERAANAAAGLGLRVVLLRTGIVLGRGGGALERMLPPFRVGLGGKLGSGKQWMPWIHLDDLCAMIHFAVERPEVQGPLNGTAPNPVRNEEFTRALGRALQRPALIPVPEFAIRLLYGEMAQIMFASQRAVPRAALAAGFEFRFPELFGALKDVLG